A single genomic interval of Chryseobacterium paludis harbors:
- a CDS encoding T9SS type A sorting domain-containing protein yields the protein MTKKLLFLLSIFLLNLTMAQSGFEYSRSWGTYFGPVGGRSWTALFDTKPTLFDSQDNIYVKGLVTGIISYNTPYYQQFSIGNGQPYSFGSGPYPQSLYNAKFTSAGNLSFYEYDQFHQNIPGTFHKELMYIDSQDNKYYQYHSGGNLPVSVTPGVWMPATSAYPSVILAKLSANNTLIWATYLPSLARITTDDSQNVYVSGLTYSAQDIATPGVFQENYQVMTIGGAQIPNGYLIKLNPSGQRIWGTYYPGYGSAIQYHNNGLYMMVSQEFASNQISIPSPGAFQTLKSTGAIMKMNANTGTRDWGTYYGVGFGNNGMTNFEVNDTGLYIAGRDYLSSDPATNSNNYYGTPGSYQPQMAGNSDIFLSKFDHSGNRIWSTYMGGTGNETSQGSQKPLAITGNDIYVCGLTYGGGSNISTPNVYQQSPQQNNSNSVNRFFAKFNSSGSLQWSSYYGGSSEKLNEPLNIAIHKSALYLYGETTAQTGYTSEGCWQSQIIDPNPTVVGQEKNVTFLTKFDIKTLSTSETSQFNDLALYNNPNNGNFTLKGNILEKENYKISLYDISGKLIYEENMQKNNEQKFVLQNKLENGTYIISITRNSGDFQKSFKMVVKK from the coding sequence ATGACTAAAAAATTACTATTTTTATTAAGCATCTTCCTTTTAAATCTCACTATGGCTCAAAGTGGTTTTGAGTATTCAAGGTCTTGGGGAACCTATTTCGGACCCGTGGGTGGAAGGTCATGGACTGCATTATTCGACACTAAACCTACACTTTTTGACTCTCAGGATAATATTTATGTAAAAGGATTAGTCACAGGAATCATCAGCTATAACACCCCCTATTATCAACAATTTAGCATAGGCAATGGTCAACCCTATTCATTTGGCTCAGGCCCTTATCCTCAGTCACTGTACAATGCAAAGTTTACTTCTGCAGGAAACCTCTCATTTTATGAGTATGATCAATTTCATCAAAATATTCCAGGCACTTTCCATAAGGAACTTATGTATATTGATTCACAAGATAACAAATACTATCAGTATCATTCCGGCGGCAATCTCCCGGTATCAGTAACTCCCGGTGTATGGATGCCTGCCACATCAGCGTATCCTTCTGTAATTCTTGCAAAATTATCAGCAAACAATACATTAATATGGGCTACATATCTTCCATCATTAGCAAGAATTACAACTGACGACTCTCAAAATGTTTATGTTTCAGGACTCACATATTCAGCACAGGACATAGCAACTCCGGGAGTCTTTCAGGAAAATTACCAGGTAATGACTATAGGTGGAGCCCAAATACCTAACGGATATCTAATAAAGCTAAATCCCAGTGGACAAAGAATATGGGGAACCTATTATCCAGGTTATGGTTCTGCAATCCAATATCATAACAACGGCCTATATATGATGGTAAGTCAAGAATTTGCATCTAATCAAATTTCAATTCCATCACCAGGTGCTTTTCAAACATTAAAATCAACAGGAGCAATTATGAAGATGAATGCGAATACAGGAACCAGAGATTGGGGAACCTATTATGGAGTAGGATTCGGAAATAATGGAATGACCAATTTTGAAGTCAACGACACTGGTTTATATATTGCAGGAAGAGATTATCTATCATCTGATCCAGCTACGAATAGTAACAATTATTATGGTACTCCTGGAAGTTACCAACCCCAAATGGCCGGAAATTCAGACATCTTTCTTAGTAAATTTGATCATTCCGGAAACAGAATCTGGAGCACCTACATGGGCGGAACGGGCAACGAAACCTCTCAAGGATCTCAAAAACCCCTTGCAATTACAGGAAATGATATCTACGTCTGTGGTTTGACTTATGGAGGAGGAAGTAATATATCAACCCCTAATGTTTATCAACAGAGCCCTCAGCAAAATAACAGCAATTCGGTAAACCGATTTTTCGCAAAATTTAATTCAAGTGGCTCTCTTCAGTGGAGCTCATATTATGGTGGAAGTAGTGAAAAACTAAACGAACCTCTCAATATAGCGATCCACAAAAGTGCGTTATATCTTTATGGAGAAACTACGGCACAAACCGGATATACAAGTGAAGGCTGCTGGCAATCTCAGATTATCGATCCAAACCCAACAGTGGTAGGTCAAGAGAAAAATGTAACTTTTCTAACAAAGTTTGATATAAAAACATTAAGCACCTCTGAAACCTCACAATTCAATGATCTGGCACTTTACAATAATCCAAACAATGGAAACTTTACTCTCAAGGGCAACATCCTTGAAAAAGAAAACTACAAAATTAGTCTATATGATATTTCAGGAAAACTCATCTATGAGGAAAACATGCAAAAAAACAATGAACAGAAATTTGTACTTCAGAACAAACTCGAGAACGGAACCTATATAATAAGCATTACAAGAAATTCTGGAGATTTCCAGAAAAGCTTTAAAATGGTGGTTAAAAAATAA
- a CDS encoding SulP family inorganic anion transporter, which yields MKKTSLLGGIKENFPSGLVVFLVALPLCLGIALASGAPPLSGIISGIVGGLVVGAMSNSNISVSGPAAGLTAIVLTAITDLGAFELFLCAGIIAGIIQLVLGFIRAGSISNYFPNNVIEGMLAAIGIIIILKQIPHALGFDKDYEGHESIFDKGLNFNYFTELFGAIHPGAIIVTLVSVGLLLLWDKVPVLKRMKMLPGALVAVVTGILLNEVFKMTGSALAIKTEHLVSLPVPKTIDDFKNLIILPDFTGFTNPKVWIVGATIAIVASIETLLCIEASDRLDKQRRITDTNLELKAQGIGNLISSFIGGLPMTSVVVRSSANANAGATSKVSAMIHGVLLLVCVLSIPFLLNLIPLATLAAVLILVGYKLAKPATFKHFWHLGKFQFIPFVATVAAVVATDLLKGVGIGLAISVFYILQGNMKRAYYLSREKLDDADEITIKLAEEVSFLNKAAIKKTLKNIKPNSSVIIDARGTSYIATDVLEMIQDFANIRAKEEDITVELLGFKTSYRDYEKDEDSHIVITHKRAM from the coding sequence ATGAAAAAAACATCATTATTAGGAGGAATCAAGGAGAATTTCCCTTCAGGACTCGTTGTATTTTTAGTGGCACTTCCATTATGTCTGGGAATTGCCTTGGCATCAGGAGCACCACCCTTATCTGGTATTATATCAGGTATTGTAGGTGGTCTAGTTGTAGGCGCTATGAGTAATTCGAATATTTCGGTTTCTGGTCCTGCTGCAGGCTTAACAGCTATTGTTTTAACTGCTATTACTGATCTGGGTGCATTCGAACTATTTCTTTGTGCAGGCATTATTGCAGGTATCATTCAATTGGTTTTAGGATTCATAAGAGCCGGCAGTATCTCGAATTATTTCCCCAACAATGTTATTGAAGGAATGCTAGCTGCAATTGGAATCATCATCATCTTAAAGCAGATCCCGCATGCACTTGGATTTGATAAGGATTATGAAGGCCATGAATCAATCTTTGACAAGGGTTTAAACTTCAATTATTTCACAGAATTGTTTGGAGCAATTCATCCTGGAGCTATCATTGTGACATTAGTTTCTGTTGGGCTCCTTTTACTTTGGGATAAAGTTCCTGTATTGAAAAGAATGAAAATGCTTCCTGGAGCTTTGGTTGCTGTAGTAACAGGTATCTTATTGAATGAGGTCTTCAAAATGACTGGAAGCGCATTGGCTATAAAAACTGAACATTTAGTTTCCCTGCCTGTTCCAAAAACTATTGATGATTTTAAAAACCTTATCATATTACCTGATTTTACCGGGTTCACAAATCCTAAAGTTTGGATTGTTGGAGCAACCATTGCTATTGTAGCCTCCATTGAAACATTGCTATGTATTGAAGCATCAGACAGATTAGATAAACAAAGAAGGATTACTGACACTAATTTAGAGCTAAAAGCACAGGGAATCGGAAACCTTATCAGTTCATTCATTGGTGGACTTCCGATGACTTCTGTTGTTGTAAGAAGTTCTGCAAACGCAAATGCAGGAGCAACATCTAAAGTTTCAGCAATGATTCATGGTGTACTACTTTTGGTTTGTGTGCTTTCTATACCATTTCTATTAAATTTAATACCTTTAGCTACTTTAGCTGCTGTATTAATTTTGGTAGGATATAAATTAGCGAAACCTGCTACTTTTAAACATTTCTGGCATTTAGGAAAATTTCAATTTATTCCATTTGTAGCAACAGTGGCAGCAGTGGTTGCAACGGATTTACTTAAAGGTGTAGGAATTGGTTTAGCTATCTCTGTTTTCTATATCCTGCAGGGAAATATGAAACGTGCTTATTATCTAAGTAGAGAAAAGCTGGATGATGCAGACGAAATTACAATAAAGCTTGCTGAAGAAGTATCCTTTTTGAACAAGGCGGCTATCAAAAAAACACTAAAAAACATAAAGCCAAATTCATCAGTAATTATTGATGCAAGAGGAACTTCTTATATAGCAACAGATGTTTTGGAAATGATTCAGGATTTCGCTAATATCCGGGCGAAAGAAGAAGATATCACTGTGGAACTTTTAGGTTTCAAAACATCATATCGAGATTACGAAAAAGATGAAGATTCTCATATCGTAATTACTCATAAAAGAGCCATGTAA
- a CDS encoding carbonic anhydrase: MSQSYEVIFENNKKWVESKISEDPHYFEELAKTQHPDYLYIGCSDSRATAEELMGAKPGEVFVHRNIANVVNTLDMSSTAVIQYAVEHLKVKHIIVCGHYNCGGVKAAMTPQDLGLLNPWLRNIRDVYRLHQAELDSIQDEGKRYDRLVELNVLEQCINVIKMACVQERYILEEYPVVHGWVFDLRTGKIIDLDIDFEKVLKDIQKIYNLTESDWVMNRKTT, encoded by the coding sequence ATGTCCCAATCGTACGAAGTTATTTTCGAGAACAACAAAAAATGGGTAGAATCAAAAATTTCAGAAGACCCACATTATTTTGAAGAATTAGCTAAAACTCAGCATCCTGACTATCTATATATCGGATGTTCAGATAGTAGAGCTACAGCTGAAGAATTAATGGGTGCTAAACCGGGAGAAGTTTTTGTTCACAGAAACATTGCCAATGTAGTTAATACTTTAGATATGAGTTCAACAGCAGTTATTCAATATGCTGTGGAACATTTGAAAGTAAAACACATTATTGTTTGTGGACATTACAATTGCGGTGGTGTAAAAGCAGCGATGACCCCTCAAGACTTAGGATTGCTAAATCCATGGTTGAGAAATATTCGTGATGTTTACAGATTGCATCAAGCTGAACTGGATTCTATTCAAGATGAAGGTAAACGTTATGACAGGTTAGTGGAACTTAATGTTCTCGAGCAGTGTATCAACGTAATTAAAATGGCATGTGTACAGGAAAGATACATCTTAGAAGAGTATCCTGTCGTGCATGGCTGGGTTTTCGACCTTAGAACCGGTAAAATTATTGATTTAGATATTGATTTCGAAAAAGTTTTGAAAGACATTCAGAAAATCTATAATCTTACGGAATCGGATTGGGTTATGAATAGAAAAACAACTTAG
- the mfd gene encoding transcription-repair coupling factor has translation MQLKTIKEKFLPDLLQKEFGKEIFTQLETHQHISVKGSAGSSTSVFIAELFLTQKKNILYLIDDKEDALYANTEMEDLLGKDKVLYFPATHLEPYQVEKTQNANLVLRTEVLNKINSGKSPRVIVAYIGALSEKVIKKEDFKAISHQIKVGDQLDFDFVDELLSHYQFQQADFVSEPGEFSVRGGIVDVFSYSNERPYRITFFGNEVENIKTFDIETQLSVDKVKEFQLVSNMNFSVSGSRVSLLQLLPDESFVISRNGVVGLQKLKSFYEKSLEKYETLSKDIAHRTPQELFISDQEFLFDYKKFKTIDFSSIGIEGVKTFDISIEQTSQPSFHKNFELLIQDLEEKQSEGFDTWISFSTEKQKERLESIFEELEHETIFKSFKSELHEGFVDNNHKISVYTDHQIFDRYQRYKAKNTFAKSEQLTLKDLMSLKIGDYIAHIDHGIGKFMGLVKVNNDGKIQECFKLTYKNGDLLYVSIHSLHKISKYNGPDGKEVVLSKLGSPAWKSLKQKTKAKVKQIAFDLIRLYAQRKTAQGFAYTPDSYLQNELEASFIYEDTPDQEKATLDVKADMEASTVMDRLVCGDVGFGKTEVAIRAAFKAATDGKQVAVLVPTTILAFQHFRSFKERLKDFPVTVSYVNRFRTAKQKSETLEGLKNGKVDIIIGTHQLASNSVKFKDLGLLIIDEEHKFGVSVKDKLKTLKSNVDTLTLTATPIPRTLQFSLMAARDLSVIKTPPPNRQPVDTQIIGFNEEILRDAVSYELQRDGQVYFINNRIENLKDIAGLIQRLVPDARVITGHGQMEGKQLEKNVLDFMEGKYDVLVSTTIIESGVDVPNANTIFINDAHRFGMADLHQMRGRVGRSNRKAFCYLITPPYDMMTSDARKRLEAIEQFSDLGSGFQIAMKDLEIRGAGDLLGAEQSGFINEMGFETYQKLMQEALEELKDDEDFENLFENEEDRQKLFKSVKEVNIDTDLELMLPDFYISNTEERLLLYQKIAEIDNEKDLQKFESELIDRFGNLPKEAINLLKSVSLKWLAADIGFEKIVMKNGVFLGYFPSNPQDKFYQTDKFKHIINYLTQNPSEAQLKEKIGKEGNNLMMRKDKVKNVDEVNILLKSILEL, from the coding sequence ATGCAGTTAAAGACCATCAAAGAAAAATTTCTTCCCGATTTATTGCAAAAGGAGTTTGGAAAAGAAATTTTCACCCAACTTGAGACTCATCAGCATATTTCTGTAAAAGGAAGTGCAGGATCTTCAACTTCTGTTTTTATAGCTGAGCTTTTCCTTACGCAAAAGAAGAATATTCTTTATCTCATAGATGATAAGGAGGATGCTCTTTATGCCAATACGGAAATGGAAGATTTGTTGGGTAAGGATAAAGTTCTTTATTTTCCAGCTACCCATCTTGAACCCTATCAGGTTGAGAAAACTCAAAATGCAAATCTGGTTTTAAGAACTGAGGTTTTAAATAAAATAAACTCCGGCAAATCTCCAAGAGTAATTGTTGCTTATATCGGAGCCTTGTCAGAAAAAGTTATTAAGAAAGAAGATTTTAAAGCGATTTCGCACCAGATAAAAGTAGGCGATCAACTGGATTTTGACTTTGTTGATGAATTGCTGTCTCATTATCAGTTTCAGCAGGCGGATTTCGTTTCCGAACCTGGAGAATTTTCTGTTCGTGGCGGGATTGTAGATGTCTTCTCTTATTCTAATGAAAGACCTTATAGAATAACTTTCTTTGGAAATGAAGTGGAAAACATCAAGACTTTTGATATTGAAACACAGCTTTCAGTTGATAAAGTAAAGGAGTTTCAATTGGTTTCAAATATGAATTTTTCAGTTTCAGGAAGTAGAGTTTCCTTGCTCCAGCTCCTGCCAGATGAAAGTTTTGTGATTTCTAGAAATGGAGTTGTAGGATTACAAAAGCTTAAATCTTTTTATGAGAAGTCGCTCGAGAAATATGAAACATTAAGTAAAGATATTGCTCATAGAACGCCTCAGGAATTGTTTATTTCTGATCAGGAGTTTTTATTTGATTATAAAAAATTTAAAACAATTGATTTCAGTAGTATCGGGATTGAGGGTGTGAAAACTTTTGATATCAGTATTGAACAAACTTCGCAGCCTTCTTTTCATAAGAATTTTGAATTGCTTATTCAGGATCTTGAAGAAAAGCAAAGTGAGGGTTTTGATACCTGGATCTCTTTCTCAACAGAAAAACAAAAAGAAAGACTGGAGTCAATTTTTGAAGAGTTGGAACATGAAACAATTTTCAAAAGTTTTAAATCTGAACTTCACGAAGGCTTCGTAGATAATAATCATAAGATTTCTGTGTATACCGACCATCAGATTTTTGATAGGTATCAAAGGTATAAGGCCAAAAATACCTTTGCAAAATCCGAACAACTCACTTTAAAGGATTTAATGTCTTTAAAAATAGGGGATTATATTGCACATATCGACCATGGAATTGGTAAGTTCATGGGATTGGTGAAGGTAAATAATGATGGAAAAATTCAGGAATGTTTTAAGTTAACGTACAAAAATGGAGATCTATTATATGTAAGTATTCATTCATTACATAAAATATCCAAATATAACGGACCGGATGGGAAAGAAGTAGTTTTAAGTAAATTAGGTTCACCGGCGTGGAAATCTTTAAAACAGAAAACGAAAGCGAAAGTAAAACAAATTGCTTTTGATCTGATCAGACTGTATGCGCAGAGAAAGACAGCTCAGGGTTTTGCATATACTCCCGATTCCTATCTGCAAAATGAACTGGAAGCCAGTTTTATTTATGAAGATACTCCAGATCAGGAAAAAGCAACTCTAGATGTGAAAGCAGATATGGAGGCCAGTACGGTAATGGATCGTCTGGTATGTGGAGATGTAGGTTTTGGTAAAACAGAAGTTGCTATCCGGGCGGCTTTTAAGGCCGCAACAGATGGAAAACAGGTCGCGGTTTTAGTTCCTACTACAATTCTTGCATTTCAGCATTTCAGAAGTTTTAAAGAAAGACTGAAAGATTTTCCGGTAACCGTTTCATATGTTAACAGATTCAGAACGGCAAAACAAAAATCGGAGACTTTGGAGGGGTTGAAAAATGGGAAAGTTGATATTATTATTGGTACCCATCAATTGGCAAGCAATAGCGTAAAATTTAAAGATCTTGGGTTGTTGATCATTGATGAGGAGCATAAATTTGGAGTTTCTGTTAAGGATAAACTAAAGACACTTAAAAGTAATGTTGACACCTTGACATTAACTGCGACGCCTATTCCAAGGACATTGCAGTTTTCTCTGATGGCAGCAAGAGATTTATCAGTTATTAAAACGCCACCGCCAAATAGACAACCTGTAGATACTCAGATTATTGGCTTTAATGAGGAGATTCTTCGAGATGCTGTTTCGTATGAATTGCAAAGAGATGGACAGGTTTATTTTATCAATAACAGGATTGAAAACCTGAAAGATATAGCAGGATTGATCCAAAGATTGGTTCCTGATGCAAGAGTAATCACCGGACACGGCCAGATGGAAGGAAAGCAGTTGGAAAAAAATGTTCTGGATTTTATGGAAGGGAAATATGACGTTTTGGTTTCTACAACAATTATTGAAAGTGGAGTGGATGTTCCCAATGCGAATACAATTTTCATCAATGATGCCCACAGATTTGGTATGGCCGATCTTCATCAGATGCGAGGAAGAGTGGGACGAAGTAACAGGAAGGCTTTCTGTTATCTGATCACTCCGCCGTATGATATGATGACTTCCGATGCAAGAAAGAGACTGGAAGCTATAGAGCAGTTTTCAGATTTAGGAAGTGGTTTTCAAATTGCAATGAAGGATCTTGAGATCCGTGGAGCCGGAGATTTGTTAGGAGCTGAGCAAAGTGGCTTTATTAATGAAATGGGTTTTGAGACCTATCAGAAATTAATGCAGGAAGCTTTAGAGGAATTAAAGGATGACGAAGATTTTGAAAATTTATTTGAAAATGAAGAAGATAGACAAAAGCTTTTTAAATCTGTAAAAGAAGTCAATATTGATACTGATTTGGAGCTGATGCTTCCTGACTTTTATATTTCAAATACCGAAGAAAGATTATTGCTGTATCAAAAGATTGCTGAAATTGATAATGAAAAAGATCTTCAAAAGTTTGAATCAGAGCTTATTGATCGATTTGGAAATTTACCAAAAGAAGCTATTAATCTATTAAAAAGCGTTTCTCTGAAATGGCTGGCAGCTGACATTGGTTTTGAAAAGATCGTGATGAAAAACGGGGTCTTTTTAGGATATTTTCCAAGCAACCCTCAAGATAAATTTTATCAGACGGATAAGTTTAAACATATTATAAATTATTTAACTCAAAACCCATCAGAAGCTCAGCTTAAAGAAAAAATAGGAAAAGAAGGAAATAACCTGATGATGCGAAAAGATAAGGTGAAAAATGTAGATGAAGTAAATATTTTACTTAAATCAATATTGGAGTTATAG
- a CDS encoding glycosyltransferase, giving the protein MAEVEFASKIQNYEIVPKKKILIRIGSLRHGGAEKVLVTFLKNLSPDRYEIDLLLNLYSGKYLQEVPTWINVIYLNKGEMITTNRIQDIPKKITRVIYQKLLKKFPDLLYSGKLKGKKYDIEFAAIHGMRDEILDSPHTSSKKIVWIHNDLSEVKGYNDHEIRKFFGFDKILVISEKIEKLFYGLAKNESEKRKIVRIYNPLDTQEILTKAEKPVQKYSFEGSVPTFVSVGTVFPQKGFDRLLKVHKKILDEGLEHKVLIIGDGYDFENIKKLKSELNIDKTATMLGFTDNPYPYFKNADFYILSSRYEGFPTVLFEAITLKKKMITTEVSGAREMLNNGELGLIVENSEDGIYFGMKQALLHPETFLHYSEKLNEYKMPFNLENSVNKITDILDEL; this is encoded by the coding sequence ATGGCTGAAGTTGAATTTGCCTCAAAAATTCAAAACTACGAAATAGTGCCAAAGAAAAAAATACTTATCCGAATTGGTTCCCTCCGCCATGGAGGTGCAGAAAAGGTATTGGTTACTTTTCTGAAAAACCTATCGCCGGATCGATATGAGATTGATCTTCTTTTAAACTTATATTCCGGGAAATATTTACAGGAAGTTCCAACCTGGATCAATGTAATTTATCTTAACAAGGGAGAAATGATTACAACGAACCGTATCCAGGATATTCCAAAAAAAATCACACGGGTTATTTACCAAAAGCTTCTGAAAAAATTCCCTGATCTTCTGTATAGTGGAAAATTAAAAGGTAAAAAATATGATATTGAGTTTGCTGCTATTCATGGGATGCGTGATGAAATTTTAGACTCCCCTCATACTTCATCTAAAAAGATAGTTTGGATTCATAACGATCTCTCTGAAGTAAAAGGATATAATGATCATGAGATTAGAAAGTTTTTTGGTTTTGATAAGATCCTGGTTATTTCAGAAAAAATTGAAAAACTATTTTATGGCTTAGCTAAAAATGAATCTGAGAAACGAAAAATTGTTAGGATCTATAATCCTTTAGATACTCAGGAAATCCTAACTAAAGCTGAGAAGCCTGTCCAAAAATATAGCTTTGAGGGATCTGTCCCTACTTTTGTCTCGGTAGGAACTGTATTTCCACAAAAAGGCTTTGACAGGCTTTTAAAGGTTCACAAAAAAATCCTTGATGAAGGTTTAGAACATAAAGTTTTAATAATTGGTGATGGTTATGATTTTGAGAATATCAAAAAATTAAAATCTGAACTTAATATTGATAAAACTGCTACTATGTTAGGATTTACAGATAATCCTTATCCTTATTTTAAAAATGCTGATTTTTATATTCTAAGTTCCAGGTATGAAGGTTTTCCAACCGTTCTATTTGAAGCAATCACGTTAAAAAAGAAAATGATCACCACAGAGGTATCTGGAGCAAGAGAAATGTTAAATAACGGAGAGTTGGGCTTAATTGTGGAAAATTCAGAAGACGGAATTTATTTTGGGATGAAACAGGCTTTACTGCATCCTGAGACATTTCTGCATTATTCTGAAAAACTAAATGAGTATAAGATGCCCTTTAATCTTGAAAACTCTGTTAATAAAATAACTGATATTTTAGACGAATTATAA
- a CDS encoding serine O-acetyltransferase, with product MPEKHTTIQKDFYRENGKWLSKFEIWAKCVNPNLHFIYILRKSQQHQKKSVPGLFWRFVLRHHQIKYGFQIYPETQIGEGFYLGHWGSLVINPNTKIGNNCNIAQGVTIGQQNRGKNTGIPVIGNEVWIGANAVIVGGITIGNNVLIAPNSYVNFDVPSNSVVVGNPGKIYPREDATEGYINNKV from the coding sequence ATGCCAGAAAAACACACCACTATTCAAAAAGATTTTTATAGAGAAAATGGAAAATGGCTTTCAAAATTTGAAATCTGGGCAAAATGTGTAAACCCCAACCTTCATTTTATTTATATTCTAAGAAAATCTCAGCAACATCAGAAGAAGTCTGTTCCTGGATTATTCTGGAGATTTGTATTAAGACATCATCAGATTAAATATGGCTTTCAGATCTACCCTGAAACTCAGATTGGAGAAGGCTTTTATCTTGGGCATTGGGGAAGTCTGGTCATCAATCCAAATACAAAAATCGGCAACAATTGTAATATTGCCCAAGGTGTTACTATCGGGCAGCAAAACCGGGGAAAGAACACAGGAATTCCTGTCATTGGAAATGAGGTATGGATTGGCGCCAACGCTGTAATTGTCGGAGGTATAACTATTGGAAACAACGTTTTAATTGCTCCCAACTCATATGTAAATTTCGATGTCCCTTCTAATTCTGTGGTAGTAGGCAATCCGGGGAAAATTTATCCAAGGGAAGATGCTACTGAGGGCTATATCAATAATAAAGTCTAA
- the pth gene encoding aminoacyl-tRNA hydrolase produces MKYLIVGLGNKGPEYENTRHNIGFKVAEKIAETLDASFNTTNFGWMAEGKYKGRKVLVLKPDTYMNLSGNAVKYWMQKENIPLENVLIVTDDLVLPFGTLRMKMKGSDAGHNGLKNINEVLQTQNYARLRFGISADFSEGRQVDYVLGTWNEEEREKLPERIDKFSKACLSFVFAGINNTMSAFNAK; encoded by the coding sequence ATGAAATATTTAATAGTAGGTCTGGGAAATAAAGGCCCTGAATATGAAAATACACGTCATAATATAGGTTTTAAAGTTGCGGAAAAGATAGCTGAAACTCTTGATGCTTCTTTTAATACTACGAATTTTGGATGGATGGCAGAAGGAAAATATAAAGGAAGAAAAGTACTGGTGTTAAAGCCGGATACCTACATGAATCTTTCCGGGAATGCCGTTAAATACTGGATGCAGAAAGAAAATATTCCTCTTGAAAATGTATTGATAGTGACCGATGATTTGGTGCTGCCTTTTGGAACACTGAGGATGAAAATGAAGGGTTCTGATGCAGGGCATAATGGGCTTAAAAATATTAATGAAGTGTTACAGACTCAAAATTATGCCAGACTTCGTTTTGGGATCTCTGCAGATTTTTCAGAAGGCAGGCAGGTTGATTATGTACTGGGTACCTGGAATGAAGAGGAGAGAGAGAAGCTTCCGGAGAGAATTGATAAATTTTCTAAAGCATGTCTGTCATTTGTATTTGCCGGAATTAATAATACAATGTCAGCTTTCAACGCAAAATAA
- a CDS encoding carbonic anhydrase, with translation MKAHTYETQSTITPEKALDFLKEGNQRFVNNLKANRDLLEQVNATREGQWPFAVVLSCIDSRTSAELIFDQGLGDVFSIRIAGNFINQDILGSMEFGCNVAGSKLIVVLGHTKCGALKGGLDAAQIEGMGMDNLNYLINHFDPIINEVIEENEERSSKNSSLLERLNQQNVKNAIEDIRKQSSTLKNLEDQGKIKIIGANYDVETGVVSWL, from the coding sequence ATGAAAGCACATACATACGAAACTCAGTCGACGATTACTCCTGAAAAAGCATTAGACTTTTTAAAAGAAGGAAACCAAAGATTTGTAAACAATCTCAAAGCAAACAGGGATCTTCTGGAACAGGTAAATGCCACGCGTGAAGGACAATGGCCTTTTGCAGTGGTTTTAAGCTGTATAGACAGCCGTACATCTGCAGAGCTTATCTTCGATCAGGGACTGGGAGATGTTTTCAGCATCAGAATTGCCGGTAATTTTATCAATCAGGACATTCTTGGCTCAATGGAATTTGGCTGCAATGTTGCAGGCTCTAAGCTCATTGTAGTTTTAGGCCACACTAAATGTGGCGCTTTAAAAGGTGGACTGGATGCTGCACAAATAGAAGGAATGGGAATGGATAACTTAAACTATCTGATCAATCATTTTGACCCGATCATTAATGAAGTGATAGAAGAAAATGAGGAACGTTCTTCAAAGAACAGTTCGCTTTTGGAAAGATTAAATCAGCAGAACGTAAAAAATGCGATCGAGGATATCCGCAAACAGAGTTCAACACTTAAAAATCTTGAAGACCAAGGTAAGATCAAAATCATTGGAGCTAACTATGATGTTGAAACAGGTGTTGTTAGCTGGTTATAA